From one Pirellulales bacterium genomic stretch:
- a CDS encoding AI-2E family transporter, which produces MTAAAEKRDHHWALFTAGVVVAVVGLLLWLAAGTLFLIFSGLLLAVFLSGLTDLVARSTRLRRGLALIAVCTVLLAVLGLMGWSMASRVAEQAQQFSKQLPHAVIHVREQLQKYPWGSWVADEFKEIRTSAEDGEKAISRAAGAASAAVDTVTGIVVILFLGVFISFDPDLYKRSLVRLVPLDRRPRAREVIDRAAGALWRWTLGRLLSMAAVAVGATIGFWLIGMPLALMLGLFAGLMNFIPNLGPLIWLAPAMLLAFVQSPAHALYVGVLFGVVQSAEGYLITPLVQQRMVHLSPAIALSVQVTFGALWGFPGLALATPLAAMALVLIEKLYIEDVLGEQGSCSKHNEGKRF; this is translated from the coding sequence ATGACCGCGGCGGCCGAAAAGCGCGATCATCACTGGGCGCTGTTCACGGCGGGCGTCGTGGTGGCCGTCGTCGGCCTGCTGCTGTGGCTGGCCGCCGGAACGCTGTTCCTGATTTTTTCGGGCCTGCTGCTGGCCGTGTTTCTCAGCGGGCTGACCGACCTGGTGGCACGCTCCACGCGCTTGCGCCGCGGCCTGGCGCTGATCGCCGTTTGCACCGTGTTGCTGGCCGTACTGGGATTGATGGGTTGGTCGATGGCCTCGCGCGTGGCCGAGCAGGCCCAGCAGTTCTCGAAGCAGTTGCCGCACGCCGTCATTCACGTGCGCGAGCAATTGCAAAAGTATCCGTGGGGAAGTTGGGTGGCCGACGAATTCAAAGAGATCCGCACTTCGGCCGAAGACGGGGAGAAGGCGATCTCGCGGGCGGCGGGGGCGGCGTCGGCCGCGGTCGATACCGTCACCGGCATCGTGGTGATTCTCTTTCTGGGCGTGTTCATTTCCTTCGACCCCGATCTCTACAAGCGGTCGCTGGTGCGGCTGGTTCCGCTCGACCGTCGCCCGCGTGCCCGCGAGGTGATCGATCGCGCGGCCGGCGCTCTGTGGCGTTGGACTTTGGGCCGGTTGCTGTCGATGGCGGCGGTGGCCGTGGGCGCGACGATCGGGTTTTGGCTGATCGGCATGCCGCTGGCGTTGATGCTGGGCTTGTTCGCCGGGCTGATGAACTTCATCCCCAACCTTGGCCCGCTGATCTGGCTCGCACCGGCGATGCTCTTGGCGTTCGTGCAAAGTCCGGCCCACGCGCTGTACGTCGGCGTTCTGTTCGGGGTAGTGCAAAGCGCGGAAGGCTACCTGATCACTCCGCTGGTGCAGCAGCGGATGGTCCACCTTTCGCCGGCGATCGCCCTCAGCGTGCAAGTGACGTTCGGCGCCTTGTGGGGTTTTCCGGGCCTGGCCTTGGCCACGCCGCTGGCCGCGATGGCCCTGGTGCTGATCGAGAAGTTGTATATCGAGGACGTGTTGGGTGAGCAGGGCTCTTGTAGTAAGCACAACGAGGGGAAACGGTTCTGA